The window CAAAAAGTTGACATCGAGAATAAAGAAATCACAACACCAGTTGAAAAACCGTCAAACGGAAAACCTGTAAGGATCGCGGTCGGCGGGATGATCACGCCCAGGGAAGGTTTTGCTTATTACCGCAGGCTCCTCGATTACATCGGTGAGAAATTGGGCCGGCATGTGGAATTTGTGGACAGGGACAATTATGCAGAGATAAATGAGCTATTGAAGAATGGAGAAATAGAAGCTGCTTTTGTATGCGGCGGCCCTTACGTTGACGGGCATAAGGAATTCGGCATGGAACTTTTGGCTGTACCAGTAGCTTACGGCGAACCAGTGTATTATTCCTATATCATCGTAAATAAGGACAGTCCCATTCATATGTTTCAGCAGTTGCGCGGGAAAAAGTTTGCCTTTACCGACCCGATGTCCAACAGCGGGAAACTGGTCCCCACTTACATGCTTGCCAGGATGAATGAAACGCCTGACACATTTTTTAAATCATATATATTCACTCAGTCGCATGATAAGGCGATCAAGGCAGTCGCGCAGGGGATTGTTGACGGCGCGGCCGTGGACAGCCTTATCTGGGAATACGCCAGCCGCACAAATCCCGTATTTACCTCAAAAACAAGAATCATAAAAAAGTCGCCTCCTTATGGAATTCCGCCTGTGGTAGTCCGCCCGGGAATGGAACAGGGCATGAAGGAAAAACTGAGACAGATATTCCTGGATGCGCATAATGACAAAAAAGGCAAGGAGATCCTCAATCATATGATGATAGACAGGTTCATCCCCATAGACGACAGGGCGTATGATTCTATCAGGGAGATGAAGGCCTGGGTTGACAAACAGGGAGCTAAGAAGAAGTAAGAGCAGATAAGCTATGAAGATTATAAGCCTGAGGACCAAGATCCTTACTATCATGATAGGTTTGGTAATGCTGTCGAGCATTGCGATAATGGTTTTCATAAAGACAACGCTCTATCAAAAACTTTTTATCAAACTCCAAAAAAGAGGAATAACCATAGCCAGATATATCTCTGAGAACAGCGTAAATCCCATATTGACGGAAAAATTCTTTCAACTTGAGATGATGGCAAAGGATGTTAAAAGCACTGAGGAAGACGTTGAATATATATTTATTCTTGATGAGCACAGTAATGTTCTGGCGCATACCTTTGACAAAGGCTTTCCTGCTGACCTGAAAATGGTCAATGTTATAGAAGCGGGAAAGGTATTCAGCGTTAAGTCAGTCAGGGCCGGCAAAGAAGATGTCCTTGACATCGCCGTCCCGGTCCTGATGGGCGACATAGGGACCGTTCATCTCGGTATTTCTCATGCCTCCATAAAAAAAGATACTAATGAGATCATCGGGTTCCTGATCTTGATAATAACCGTGATCATGTTTGTGGGGATCACGGCGGCAATTGTCCTTTCCAGGAAAATAACCAAGCCTGTCTCCGAGCTTACGAAGGCGGTCAAAGTAGTGGGCGGCGGCGATTTAAATTATACGGTCAATATAGGCTCAAATGATGAGATAGGGCAGCTCTCAGAATCATTTAATAGAATGACAAAGGACCTGAAAGAAAGGACATACGAGCTTGAGAGAATAAATTCGGAATTGTCAATGCTTCAGTCTATCTCAATGGCCGCAGCCAGCACCATGCAACTGCAGGACCTCTTTACCGCAGTGCTGTACACCTTCGCGAGTTTCAAGTTATTCAAGCTCGATCATAAGGGCGTGATATTCACTATTGACGGCGACAGGCTGAAGCTTGCTTACCAGGCGGGGTTTCCTGATGCATTTATAAAGGCCCACAAAGATATAAAGATCGGGGAATGCCTGTGCGGACTCGCAGCGGAGACCGGGAAGATCATTGTGTCCCCGGATTGCGCGGCAGACAACAGACACACAATTAAATATTCTGGAGAGACCCCTCACGGGCATATAGTTATACCCCTTGAGGCGAGAAACAGGATGTTAGGGATATTGTGCCTTTATCCGCCGGTCGGGGTTGAATTAAGCGAGCGCGAATTGGCGCTGTTCTACACCATAGGCAGCAGGATAGGGGCGACAATCGACAACATACTGCTCTATGAAGAGACAAAAGAGCTTTCGCTGCACGACCCTCTCACGAAACTTGCCAACAGGCGGTTGATGGACTATGTGCTCGGGACAGCGTTTGCCCGGGCACGGAGGGGCGAAAGCCAGTTTTCAGCGATCATGATCGACATTGATTATTTCAAGAAATACAATGACACCTACGGACATACCTTTGGAGATAGTTTGCTCGTGGAGGTCGCAAAGATACTTTCAAAGGAGATAAGGCAGATAGACCTCGGCGTCAGATACGGCGGTGAGGAATTCCTTGTCCTGCTTCCCGAAACAGGATTGCCGGAAGCCTGTGAGGTGGCTGAGAGGATAAGAAAGGAAGTGGAGACAAAAACAGGGGTTACCGTCAGCCTCGGGGTCTCCTGCTATAACTTCAAGATGCAGGAAAAGGAAGAGATAATCATGAGGGCCGATGAGGCCCTGCTGCAGGCAAAGCGGAACGGAAGAAACCGGACAGAGGTCAGCGCGTAGAGATATTGTCTTTATAAACCTGAAAACGGTAGTTCATTTACCACGGAGGCACAGAGACACGGAGAAGACAAGGGGATTCCGGAAAGTTTTGTTTCACCACATGGGTGAAGAAGGAGTTCTGGTCTTTACTATTATTTTTCAACTCTGTGTCTCCGTGGTTAACCGTGCAGTTGGAATTATTGAAAACTCAAGACATCAGCTCTTTTTTTCCCTTGTACGTCTTCCAGCGGTTATGGATCCAGAGGTATTGTTCAGGATACTTTCTGATAATGGATTCCATCCTGCGCGTCATCTCTCCGGTTATCCGGATGATCTCCTCTTTCTCGCTTGTATATTCTCCGGGATAAACCGGGTCGCTGACAAAACCTTCATACCGGTTGTTTTCCGGCCTCCGGCAAACCGCAACAACAACAACCGGCCTCTTAAAATTTATGGCAAGTATCGCGGGGACAGGCGTGGTGGTAGCCTTGCGCCCGAAGAAATCAACCAGGACGCCTTTCATCGTGCTTTGGTCCGGCAGCATTCCTATGGACTTGCCGGATTGCAGGGTTTTCTGAAGGACGAATAACGCGTTCTTTTTAGGTATGATGACCTGGCCTTTTGAAGCCCGGCTCTCAAAAATGAGTTTTTCAAGATATTCGTTGTCCAGTGGCCTCGCTACAATGGCGAGGGGAATGCCTACAAAAGCGCTGACGCGCGGGAGGATCTCCCAATTACCCATATGCGGTGTAACGAAGATGCAGCCATTGGATTTGTCGTGTATATTTTTTGCCTTGCTGAAGAGCTCGTCAAGGTTTCCAGCGTAATCGTTAAGCCTTTCCATTGCATCGGGAGAGGAAAAGAGATAGCGGAGCTTTACAATTTCCATGAAGGTCAGAAAAAATGAGGCGCAGCTCTGACGCGCGATGCGTTTGATCTCGTCCTCTGTTTTTTCACCTTTGAACGCGTGGCGCAAATTCTCAATTGCTATGTTCCGGCGCTTTTCGCTGAGGTGGTAAAGCAGTCCGCCGAGAAGGCCGCTGAACGCCCTTATTATCCCTAAAGGAACCGCGCGGCAGATCTGAATAATTAAATATACAGCAGTGTATTCGAGGACCTTTGTGAATTTATTTTTTTTGCGTTTCTTTTGGGCCAATGATTTA is drawn from Nitrospirota bacterium and contains these coding sequences:
- the phnD gene encoding phosphate/phosphite/phosphonate ABC transporter substrate-binding protein, yielding MVKKIFSLLLISLVLAVIANCKKAESQKVDIENKEITTPVEKPSNGKPVRIAVGGMITPREGFAYYRRLLDYIGEKLGRHVEFVDRDNYAEINELLKNGEIEAAFVCGGPYVDGHKEFGMELLAVPVAYGEPVYYSYIIVNKDSPIHMFQQLRGKKFAFTDPMSNSGKLVPTYMLARMNETPDTFFKSYIFTQSHDKAIKAVAQGIVDGAAVDSLIWEYASRTNPVFTSKTRIIKKSPPYGIPPVVVRPGMEQGMKEKLRQIFLDAHNDKKGKEILNHMMIDRFIPIDDRAYDSIREMKAWVDKQGAKKK
- a CDS encoding diguanylate cyclase; the encoded protein is MKIISLRTKILTIMIGLVMLSSIAIMVFIKTTLYQKLFIKLQKRGITIARYISENSVNPILTEKFFQLEMMAKDVKSTEEDVEYIFILDEHSNVLAHTFDKGFPADLKMVNVIEAGKVFSVKSVRAGKEDVLDIAVPVLMGDIGTVHLGISHASIKKDTNEIIGFLILIITVIMFVGITAAIVLSRKITKPVSELTKAVKVVGGGDLNYTVNIGSNDEIGQLSESFNRMTKDLKERTYELERINSELSMLQSISMAAASTMQLQDLFTAVLYTFASFKLFKLDHKGVIFTIDGDRLKLAYQAGFPDAFIKAHKDIKIGECLCGLAAETGKIIVSPDCAADNRHTIKYSGETPHGHIVIPLEARNRMLGILCLYPPVGVELSERELALFYTIGSRIGATIDNILLYEETKELSLHDPLTKLANRRLMDYVLGTAFARARRGESQFSAIMIDIDYFKKYNDTYGHTFGDSLLVEVAKILSKEIRQIDLGVRYGGEEFLVLLPETGLPEACEVAERIRKEVETKTGVTVSLGVSCYNFKMQEKEEIIMRADEALLQAKRNGRNRTEVSA
- a CDS encoding lysophospholipid acyltransferase family protein; the protein is MAQKKRKKNKFTKVLEYTAVYLIIQICRAVPLGIIRAFSGLLGGLLYHLSEKRRNIAIENLRHAFKGEKTEDEIKRIARQSCASFFLTFMEIVKLRYLFSSPDAMERLNDYAGNLDELFSKAKNIHDKSNGCIFVTPHMGNWEILPRVSAFVGIPLAIVARPLDNEYLEKLIFESRASKGQVIIPKKNALFVLQKTLQSGKSIGMLPDQSTMKGVLVDFFGRKATTTPVPAILAINFKRPVVVVAVCRRPENNRYEGFVSDPVYPGEYTSEKEEIIRITGEMTRRMESIIRKYPEQYLWIHNRWKTYKGKKELMS